The nucleotide sequence AACCTGATAATGAATTAACGGGGGTTGAATTGAAAAAAAATGTGCTGAAAAAGTTCCAGAAGATTGTTGGCAAAGGGAACTGTTTTATCTCCCCTGAGGAAACATCAGGTTACTGTTTTGATGCTTTTGCTAAAAGTAATGTTTTCCCTGAGGTTGTAGTTGCCCCCGAAAATGCAGAGTGTATCCCTGAAATTATCAGGTTGTGTAATGAAGAAAATCTGGCTGTTGTCACACGAGGGGCAGGGACAAATCTAAGCGGAGGAACGCTACCTTTTGAAGGCAGCTGCGTCCTGCTTACAACGAAGCTTAACAAAATAAAAGAGATAAATAAGGCTGATCATTATGCCGTAGTTGAAGCCGGTGTTATAACAACTGATATTGCAAATGCTGCAGTAAAAGCGGGTCTTTTTTATCCGCCGGATCCCGGCAGCATGAATATTTCCACAGTTGGAGGAAATGTGGCGGAGAATGCCGGTGGACTCAGAGGCTTAAAGTACGGTGTTACAAAAGACTATCTGATGGGGCTTACACTTTTTGATGCTGAAGCTAATAAGGTTATAGGCGGAGGCAGAACTGTAAAACAGGTTACAGGATTTAATCTGCCGGGACTTTTTGCAGGCTCGGAAGGCCTTTTGGGAATTATGACAGAATTTGTGTTGAAACTGATTCCACCGCCGGAGAGTTCCCGGTCAATGCTTGTCATATATGAAAATATTCTAAAAGCATGTGACACCGTTTCAGAGATAATTGCTGAGAATATACTTCCGGCCACAATGGAGCTAATGGATAATTTTACCATCAAAACAGTGGAGGAAGCCACGGCAATAGGTCTGCCGGTTGATGCGGGTGCGCTGTTGCTGCTGGAGATTGACGGACATCATGTACAAGTGGCTGATGAGTTTGAGAAAGTGAAATATATTTGTGAGAAAAACGGCGGGCATCTGAAAACAGCGGAAGATGAAGAATCCAAAAATAAAATATGGGAAGCCAGGCGAAAGGCTTTGAGCAGTCTTGCGAGATTAAAACCGACGCTTATTCTTGAGGATGCAACCGTTCCCAGAAGCAAAATTTCCTCCATGATGTCTTCTATTATGGATATTTCCAGAAGATATGAAATTACTATAGGTACTTTCGGCCACGCCGGTGACGGCAACCTTCACCCGACAATTCTTACCGATAAAAGAGATAAGGAAGAGATGCTGCGTGTTGAGAAAGCAGTGGATGATATTTTCTCCGTTGCACTGAACCTCGGAGGTACACTCAGCGGAGAACATGGGGTAGGCACTGCAAAAGCCAAATATCTGGAAATGGAATACGGCAGCGGTACAGTAAAATTTATGAAGAATCTAAAAAAAGGTGTAGATGCAGGAAATGTTTTGAATCCAGGGAAAATGGGTTTATAACATGGAAGATCTTGTAAAGGAACTCAAAGAGCTGGAAGAGCTTGTTATAAAGTGTATGAAATGCGGTACATGTCAGGCTCACTGTCCGCTGTACAAAAAGGATTTCTTTGAGCAGTCTGTTGCCCGCGGCAAAATATCGATGATAGAGTCGGTATATGAAGGTAATTTAAAAGACGCTTCCCGTATTTTAAAATACATTGATTACTGCTTGATGTGCGGCAGGTGTAAAAATAACTGTCCCAGCGGTGTCAAAACTGATGAAATTTTTCTAAGAGCAAAAAGCGCTTTGCGAAAAGTTGAAAAGCTGCCTTCCTGGGGCAAATTTGTTTTAAAGATAGTCATGGAGAAACCTGAACTGCTGTCCAGAATATCTCCGCTTATGCATATAGGATTAAAATTCGGCAGTAAGCAGGTGAAAGATGATGTGTTTAAACCGTTATTCGGTTTATATTCACGTAATGTTGCTTCCTTTGCTAAAAAAAGCTTTTGTGACGATTATGCCGGTTTCCATCAAGCGGAAAATGAAAAATTGCGCGTTATCTTTTATCCCGGGTGTGCAGTAAATTATATGTACAAACATTGGGGAGAGACTATTGTAAAGTTGCTGAAAAAACTGAATGTATCGGTATATGTTCCTGATGTGAATAAGTGCTGTGGTATTCCTGCTGCAACTTTAGGTGATATGGAACTCTACGCCAAAATGGTTGATGAAAACAGACGGCTTTTTAAAAGTCTTGATGCAGGGTATGTTATAACATGCTGTCCCACATGTTCATATGGCCTGTTTGACATGGGGGAAACGGTTGCACATGAAACGTTTGATAAAAAAGAGATGGATATCCTGGTATTTTTAAAAGAAGTGATAGGCTTATCACCGAAGCAATTGACTTTAGAGAAGACTTCACTGCATATACCATGTCACTACAATCACTCCGAAGATGCACTTCTGAAAAACCTTATAACTGATATTTCTGAAAATTATTACGAACTGAAAGATCAGTCCTGCTGTGGTTTTGGCGGTACTTTTAATTTGAAGAATTACGATTCGTCAAAAAATATTGTTAAAAATAAGACTGTAGAAGTTCGTGAAGAGAAGGTCAAAAAGTTGTTTACACCTTGTCCCGGCTGTGCTATGCAATTAACCGATGGTATAATTCGTGAGGGCGGCGAGGCGGATGTTTTACATCCTGTTGAGCTTATTTACAGGGGGCTGATCGATTCAGATGTTTCAGAAGATAAAACCGAAGAGAATTAGTGACGAAATATATTTTCAAATAAGGGATTTGATTTTAAACGGTGAGCTTAAACCCGGTCAGAAACTTCCTCCTGAAAGGGAGCTGGCCGAGAGTATGAGTGTGAGCAGGCCTTCCCTGAGAGAGGCTCTGAACAAGCTGGTTGCACAGGGATATCTGGAGCAGGTTCAGGGCGGCGGAACGTATGTTAAATCCATAACAGCCACATCAATCGATAATGCCATTGAAGAGTTTGTAAAACGTGATGATGCCATTTTTGATCTTATGGAAGTACGTAAGATACTGGAAACATGGGCGGCTTATGCAGCTGCAGAAAGGGCTTCTGAAAAAGAAATTAATAACATGTTTGAATTTCTGGAAGAGATGAGAATAGCCAAAGAGCACGGTCAAATCGGCTATATTTCCGATACAAATTTTCATTTTGCCATTTCCCATGCAACCCATAACGTGCTGCTTGTTCACGTAATGAATAATATTTATCAGTGGATTGAGCGTGTCAGTTATGAGATTAGATCAAGAATGCATAACAAGCCGGACAGCCACGAACTGCTTTTCAGACATCATACTGATATATTTAATGCTATAAAGTCAAAAGATCACAACCTTGCTTATGGCAAAATGCTTGTTCATATGAATTATATAGAGCAGGAACTGGAAAGAATATTTAATAAAGGTAAACAAAAAGAAAGTCTCGAAGATTCTTGAAATAAAGCTCATTCTATTGTTCAAATCTCAACGTTTGATGTTAGTGACAGTGGGCGTGAAAGTGAGTCTAATAAGTAAGCTATTGTAAAATTAATACTCGTTTCGACGTCTCTCGTATAACGTATCACATCTTACATTTCACAACATTTAACGAATTTTACGTTTACTTTTCATGAAATTATATTTAAAAAACGGTATGTTAAATATTCCTAATACATTAACTATTTTAAGAATCATCCTTTTACCTTTGTTTATAATGAAATTAAGCAGGGGGGAGATTGAGCAGGCATTTATTGTTTTTTCTATAGCTGCCTTTACTGATCTCCTGGATGGTTTTATTGCCAGAAAACTTTCAATGATAACTCCTCTTGGCCAAATTCTTGATCCGCTTGCTGATAAGATTATGATAATAGGCGGTTTTGTGGCCATCTATCTTTCAGATTTACCTGTTCAGATCAGTTCCTTTTTTCTGTTTTTTGTCTATCTTAAGGAATTTTACACAATTTTGGGAATTTCTGTAATTTATTTATTTAAAGGTAAAATCAATATTCAGCCCAATATATTCGGTAAAATGGCCACGTTTATGGAATCTTTGACCATTCTGATTTTGCTTGTTTCCAAT is from Flexistipes sinusarabici DSM 4947 and encodes:
- a CDS encoding FAD-linked oxidase C-terminal domain-containing protein, yielding MKKNVLKKFQKIVGKGNCFISPEETSGYCFDAFAKSNVFPEVVVAPENAECIPEIIRLCNEENLAVVTRGAGTNLSGGTLPFEGSCVLLTTKLNKIKEINKADHYAVVEAGVITTDIANAAVKAGLFYPPDPGSMNISTVGGNVAENAGGLRGLKYGVTKDYLMGLTLFDAEANKVIGGGRTVKQVTGFNLPGLFAGSEGLLGIMTEFVLKLIPPPESSRSMLVIYENILKACDTVSEIIAENILPATMELMDNFTIKTVEEATAIGLPVDAGALLLLEIDGHHVQVADEFEKVKYICEKNGGHLKTAEDEESKNKIWEARRKALSSLARLKPTLILEDATVPRSKISSMMSSIMDISRRYEITIGTFGHAGDGNLHPTILTDKRDKEEMLRVEKAVDDIFSVALNLGGTLSGEHGVGTAKAKYLEMEYGSGTVKFMKNLKKGVDAGNVLNPGKMGL
- a CDS encoding (Fe-S)-binding protein, giving the protein MEDLVKELKELEELVIKCMKCGTCQAHCPLYKKDFFEQSVARGKISMIESVYEGNLKDASRILKYIDYCLMCGRCKNNCPSGVKTDEIFLRAKSALRKVEKLPSWGKFVLKIVMEKPELLSRISPLMHIGLKFGSKQVKDDVFKPLFGLYSRNVASFAKKSFCDDYAGFHQAENEKLRVIFYPGCAVNYMYKHWGETIVKLLKKLNVSVYVPDVNKCCGIPAATLGDMELYAKMVDENRRLFKSLDAGYVITCCPTCSYGLFDMGETVAHETFDKKEMDILVFLKEVIGLSPKQLTLEKTSLHIPCHYNHSEDALLKNLITDISENYYELKDQSCCGFGGTFNLKNYDSSKNIVKNKTVEVREEKVKKLFTPCPGCAMQLTDGIIREGGEADVLHPVELIYRGLIDSDVSEDKTEEN
- a CDS encoding FadR/GntR family transcriptional regulator, with the protein product MFQKIKPKRISDEIYFQIRDLILNGELKPGQKLPPERELAESMSVSRPSLREALNKLVAQGYLEQVQGGGTYVKSITATSIDNAIEEFVKRDDAIFDLMEVRKILETWAAYAAAERASEKEINNMFEFLEEMRIAKEHGQIGYISDTNFHFAISHATHNVLLVHVMNNIYQWIERVSYEIRSRMHNKPDSHELLFRHHTDIFNAIKSKDHNLAYGKMLVHMNYIEQELERIFNKGKQKESLEDS
- a CDS encoding CDP-alcohol phosphatidyltransferase family protein, which gives rise to MKLYLKNGMLNIPNTLTILRIILLPLFIMKLSRGEIEQAFIVFSIAAFTDLLDGFIARKLSMITPLGQILDPLADKIMIIGGFVAIYLSDLPVQISSFFLFFVYLKEFYTILGISVIYLFKGKINIQPNIFGKMATFMESLTILILLVSNLTGMFAHFVNYLAMATIGFITAAIVSYTLDGIDYMTKNEQYS